A stretch of the Porifericola rhodea genome encodes the following:
- a CDS encoding FtsX-like permease family protein, with product MNLSLLIARRYFRSKKKKNFIQVISNISMVGVAIGTMALVIVLSVFNGLENLIRESYNTFDPEIKVIPSEGKSFSVSDSLIQAIQNLEGIALVTEVIEDNALVRYQGAQMVVKLKGVSGNFVEQGRLDKAMVHGELALEKDGKNFAILGRGVQYTLSVSPTNDFYALQIYSPKRERESGFNPDPMTRYFKRRNIMPGGVFAIEKQFDANYVIVPLDFAANLFDYTGQRTALEIKTAEGIKISKVQDQLQEVLGDSMQVLNSDQQHESLLRAIKIEKLFVYLTFSFILAVASFNIFFSLSMLAIDKKKDIAMLIAMGASKKIVRSIFLYEGAIIAFIGTVSGLTVGLLVCWAQQTFGLISMGMQTAIVDAYPVKMQFTDFFYTAISITIITFLASYRPASIAARTEVKDFL from the coding sequence TTGAACCTGTCATTACTGATTGCGAGACGGTATTTTCGCTCCAAGAAGAAGAAGAACTTTATACAGGTCATATCTAACATCTCAATGGTAGGGGTGGCGATTGGCACGATGGCTCTGGTTATTGTGCTTTCTGTATTTAATGGTTTAGAAAATCTTATCCGTGAGTCGTACAACACCTTTGATCCCGAAATCAAAGTAATACCCTCTGAAGGTAAATCTTTCAGCGTGAGTGATTCTTTAATACAAGCCATTCAAAATCTGGAAGGCATAGCTCTGGTTACTGAAGTAATTGAAGACAATGCACTGGTGCGTTACCAGGGTGCACAGATGGTAGTTAAACTCAAAGGTGTAAGCGGCAACTTTGTAGAGCAGGGCCGCCTGGACAAGGCCATGGTGCATGGTGAGCTGGCACTGGAAAAAGATGGAAAAAACTTTGCCATACTGGGTCGTGGCGTGCAGTATACCCTCTCTGTCTCGCCCACTAACGATTTTTATGCCCTTCAGATTTATAGCCCCAAGCGAGAACGAGAGTCAGGATTTAACCCTGACCCAATGACGCGCTACTTCAAAAGACGAAATATAATGCCCGGAGGGGTATTTGCCATAGAAAAGCAGTTTGACGCGAACTACGTTATTGTCCCTCTAGATTTTGCTGCCAACCTGTTTGACTATACCGGGCAGCGTACCGCTCTGGAAATTAAAACCGCAGAGGGTATAAAAATAAGCAAAGTACAAGATCAGTTGCAGGAAGTGCTGGGCGATAGTATGCAGGTACTAAACAGTGACCAGCAGCACGAGAGCCTGCTGCGTGCCATCAAAATAGAAAAGCTATTCGTATATCTTACCTTTTCCTTTATTCTGGCAGTAGCCTCTTTTAATATCTTCTTTTCACTCTCCATGCTGGCTATTGACAAAAAGAAAGATATTGCCATGCTTATTGCTATGGGAGCCAGCAAAAAAATTGTACGATCAATTTTTCTTTATGAAGGAGCCATTATCGCCTTTATCGGTACGGTAAGTGGCCTTACCGTCGGCCTGTTAGTCTGTTGGGCTCAACAAACCTTTGGCCTCATATCCATGGGTATGCAAACTGCTATTGTAGATGCCTACCCGGTAAAGATGCAGTTCACAGATTTCTTCTATACAGCGATAAGTATTACAATTATTACTTTTTTAGCATCATATCGTCCGGCAAGCATCGCTGCTCGTACAGAAGTCAAAGATTTTTTGTAG